TTTTCTTCTTTTATAAATGAATGGGAGATAATCTGCTGTAGTAAAAGCTCGTGTCCGGTTCCATTAACCTGACGGCGGATGTCCTGATTGTATTTGGAGATTTTAATCAATCGGTTCTCCGGATCAGTAATTAATAATTCTTCATTCTTAACCGTCCAAGCCTTACTCGTATTTAACTCGTCTTGGATAAAAGTAAAGTACTGAAAGGCACTCATTTCTTCAGTGTAAGCGGGGCTGTCATATAATTTCAAAATCGGCAGACAAAAGCTGAGAAGGATGGATAGGACAGTTAACGTCATAATGGTTTCTAATAAAGTAAAGCCATGACTACTGAAGAGGGGAGTACATACATATTTCTTTTTTCTGATCACGGTATCCCTCCCATACGGCACATCCTTCTATATAATCGGAAGACAGGAAGAATTCATATTCCACCCGTTCATCCTTAACTGAGAAAGGATAAGAAGCGTCGGAATTTAACTCGGAAATCTTCTTCTCCAGTTTTAATATTGTGCTTCGCTCGATCGAAAGGTATTTTTGCTCCATTCTCAGCTGACTTAAAGAAGGCAGTGTAAATAGAATGATAATCATCAGAAGACCGAAAGCACTAATGACTTCAATTAACGTGAATCCTTTATTGTTCATCAATCCTCACCCGGCTTTTTCCAAAAGGAAAAGTAATTTTATAGCTTGTGGAAGAAGTGACAATTTTCATCGTACCCGGCCGTTCGAGAGTACCTGAGGAATTAAAGCGAAGAGGCATACTTAAGCTTTGCAGTT
This window of the Halobacillus sp. Marseille-Q1614 genome carries:
- the comGF gene encoding competence type IV pilus minor pilin ComGF — encoded protein: MIRKKKYVCTPLFSSHGFTLLETIMTLTVLSILLSFCLPILKLYDSPAYTEEMSAFQYFTFIQDELNTSKAWTVKNEELLITDPENRLIKISKYNQDIRRQVNGTGHELLLQQIISHSFIKEENQLIIRLSFEEGRVYEKVVYFPKE
- a CDS encoding prepilin-type N-terminal cleavage/methylation domain-containing protein is translated as MNNKGFTLIEVISAFGLLMIIILFTLPSLSQLRMEQKYLSIERSTILKLEKKISELNSDASYPFSVKDERVEYEFFLSSDYIEGCAVWEGYRDQKKEICMYSPLQ